One region of Oncorhynchus mykiss isolate Arlee chromosome 8, USDA_OmykA_1.1, whole genome shotgun sequence genomic DNA includes:
- the il17a/f3 gene encoding interleukin 17a/f3 has translation MCCSLLNDHHFTSVIIDIGERVLKLCRVGQVFRGLLVLGLIMSLDGHKKSQKTKRKAANGSGPVEVFGRRVMTVGLVMDPNLKTAVFPVLHKATRSLSPWTYSDTYDETRVPKHISQAQCQRSGCLTPDGEEDMGLESKPILYQTLVLRRVQGEKGSSGGRRRKKGRKNKGYFYKLDSESVNVGCTCVRPSIFPQKQ, from the exons ATGTGCTGTTCGTTACTAAATGACCACCATTTTACAAGTGTTATTATAGATATAGGTGAACGGGTATTGAAGCTCTGTCGTGTTGGTCAGGTCTTCAGAGGTTTACTGGTGCTGGGTCTGATCATGTCACTGGATGGACATAAGAAAAGCCAGAAGACCAAACGGAAGGCAGCCAATGGCTCCGGCCCAGTCGAGGTCTTTGGACGGAGAGTAATGACTGTAGGTTTAGTTATGGATCCTAACCTGAAGACCGCTGTCTTCCCTGTCCTTCATAAAGccaccaggtctctctctccgtgGACATACAG CGACACATACGATGAGACCCGGGTCCCTAAACATATCTCCCAGGCTCAGTGCCAGAGGTCTGGCTGTCTGACCCCAGACGGAGAAGAGGACATGGGGTTGGAGTCCAAACCCATACTCTATCAGACCTTGGTGCTCCGCAG GGTTCAGGGAGAGAAGGGCagcagtggagggaggaggaggaagaaggggaggaagaACAAGGGTTATTTCTACAAACTGGACAGTGAGAGTGTAAATGTGGGCTGTACCTGTGTGAGACCCAGCATTTTCCCTCAGAAGCAGTGA
- the LOC110529170 gene encoding stathmin-4 has product MTLAAYREKLKELPLVSLFCSCINPQTIDCKPTYKAEDAVDLGWCVIKDVEVIELNKRSSGQAFEVILKPPSFDGVPEFNATMPQRRELSMEEIQKKLEAAEERRKCQEAELRKHLAEKREHEREVIQKALEENNNFIKNAKEKLEQKMEANKENREALLAAMLERLQEKDKHAEEVRKKVLALADVVDLGWCVIKDVEVIELNKRSSGQAFEVILKPPSFDGVPELNVTMPQRRELSMEEIQKKLDAAEERRKCQEAELLKHLAEKREHEREVIQKALEENNNFIKNAKEKLEQKMEANKENREALLAAMLERLQEKNKHGEEVRKKKRSEGGSQLEDEWSEGVGFVSP; this is encoded by the exons ATGACCCTAGCAG CGTACAGAGAGAAGTTGAAAGAGCTCCCCCTGGTGTCTCTGTTCTGCTCCTGCATCAACCCTCAGACCATCGACTGTAAACCCACGTACAAAGCAGAAG ATGCGGTGGATCTGGGCTGGTGTGTGATAAAGGACGTGGAGGTGATAGAGTTGAACAAGCGTTCTTCGGGCCAGGCCTTCGAGGTCATCCTGAAGCCTCCGTCATTTGATGGCGTCCCAGAGTTCAACGCTACCATGCCCCAACGCAGAGAACTCTCCATGGAGGAGATCCAGAAGAAACTAGAggctgcagaggagaggaggaag TGCCAAGAGGCTGAGCTGCGGAAGCACCtggcagagaagagagagcacgagagagaggtgATTCAGAAGGCCTTAGAGGAGAACAATAACTTCATCAAGAACGCCAAGGAGAAGCTGGAGCAGAAGATGGAGGCCAACAAGGAGAACAGAGAGGCTCTACTGGCGGCCATGTTGGAACGACTGCAGGAGAAG GACAAGCATGCAGAAGAGGTGAGGAAAAAGGTACTAGCCTTGGCAGATGTGGTGGATCTGGGCTGGTGTGTGATAAAGGACGTGGAGGTGATAGAGTTGAACAAGCGTTCGTCGGGCCAGGCCTTCGAGGTCATCCTGAAGCCTCCGTCATTTGATGGCGTCCCAGAGCTCAACGTTACCATGCCCCAACGCAGGGAACTCTCCATGGAGGAGATCCAGAAGAAACTAGAtgctgcagaggagaggaggaag TGTCAGGAGGCTGAGTTGCTGAAGCACCtggcagagaagagagagcacgagagagaggtgATTCAGAAGGCCTTAGAGGAGAACAACAACTTCATCAAGAACGCCAAGGAGAAGCTGGAGCAGAAGATGGAGGCCAACAAAGAGAACAGAGAGGCTCTACTGGCGGCCATGTTGGAACGACTGCAGGAGAAG AATAAACACGGCGAAGAGGTGAGGAAGAAAAAAAGAAGTGAAGGAGGAAGCCAGCTGGAAGACGAGTGGAGCGAGGGAGTGGGTTTTGTGagtccataa